A window of Proteus columbae contains these coding sequences:
- the rsmB gene encoding 16S rRNA (cytosine(967)-C(5))-methyltransferase RsmB, which translates to MKTSYNLRSIAAKAINQVLDQGLSLSTVIPELQKNISDKDKALLQEICFGVLRTLPQLEWIIQQLMDKPLKGKQRILHYLIMVGLYQLLYTRIPAHAALAETVNGAVALKKPQLKGLINGVLRQFQRQQDILNERFQNSENRFLHPSWLLTRIKQAYPEQWMSIVEGNNQKPPMWLRVNQRHHSREEYLTLLGNEEIPAIADDSHPFAIRLENPCNVNLLPGFADGWVTVQDRSAQRCAELLAPENKEQILDLCAAPGGKTTHILEIAPQAHVLAIDIDEQRLKRVQENLTRLKLNAVVKSGDGRYPEQWCSGMQFDRVLLDAPCSATGVIRRHPDIKWLRRNDDIEQLAQIQKEILHAIWPYLKSGGTLVYATCSILPEENKQQVEAFLASTKDAQCDYQHQCLPEAEGGDGFFYALIKKI; encoded by the coding sequence ATGAAAACGTCATACAACTTACGTAGCATTGCAGCAAAAGCAATCAATCAAGTATTAGATCAAGGCTTGTCTCTAAGCACTGTCATACCAGAACTTCAGAAAAATATTTCAGACAAAGATAAAGCCTTATTGCAAGAAATCTGCTTTGGCGTATTACGCACATTGCCACAATTAGAATGGATTATTCAGCAACTCATGGATAAACCATTAAAAGGCAAACAGCGTATTTTACACTACCTCATTATGGTTGGTTTATATCAGCTGCTTTATACACGTATTCCTGCTCACGCAGCTCTAGCAGAGACGGTAAATGGTGCTGTTGCACTAAAAAAACCACAGCTAAAAGGATTGATTAACGGTGTGTTACGTCAGTTTCAACGCCAACAAGATATCCTGAACGAACGCTTTCAAAATAGCGAAAATCGTTTTCTCCATCCATCATGGCTACTTACTCGTATTAAACAGGCTTACCCTGAGCAGTGGATGAGTATTGTTGAAGGCAATAACCAGAAGCCACCAATGTGGTTACGTGTAAATCAACGTCATCATTCTCGAGAAGAATATTTAACATTACTTGGAAATGAAGAAATTCCCGCTATTGCTGATGATAGCCACCCTTTCGCGATCCGTTTAGAGAATCCATGCAACGTGAATCTTCTTCCTGGATTTGCTGATGGTTGGGTAACAGTTCAAGATCGTTCTGCTCAACGTTGTGCTGAATTATTAGCACCAGAAAATAAAGAGCAGATCCTTGATTTATGTGCAGCACCTGGTGGTAAAACAACACATATTTTAGAAATAGCTCCGCAGGCTCACGTATTAGCTATCGACATAGATGAGCAACGTTTAAAACGTGTACAAGAGAACCTTACGCGTTTAAAACTTAATGCAGTCGTCAAAAGTGGTGATGGTCGTTATCCTGAACAATGGTGTTCAGGCATGCAGTTTGACCGAGTTCTTCTTGATGCACCATGCTCAGCAACAGGTGTTATCCGTCGTCACCCAGATATAAAATGGCTTCGTCGTAATGACGATATTGAGCAATTGGCTCAAATTCAAAAAGAGATCCTTCATGCTATTTGGCCATACCTAAAATCTGGTGGCACGTTGGTATATGCAACCTGCTCTATTTTACCTGAAGAAAATAAACAACAAGTTGAAGCATTTTTAGCATCAACGAAAGATGCACAATGCGATTATCAGCACCAATGCTTACCAGAAGCAGAAGGTGGCGATGGTTTCTTTTATGCATTGATCAAGAAAATATGA
- the trkA gene encoding Trk system potassium transporter TrkA yields the protein MKIIILGAGQVGGTLAENLVGENNDITVVDTNADRLRQLQDKFDLRVVNGHGSHPRILREAGAEDADMLVAVTNSDETNMIACQVAYTLFNTPNKVARIRASEFVREADKLFLPEAIPIDYLISPEHLVIDYIYKLIQYPGALQVVNFADGQVSIVAVKAYYGGSLVGNALSTLRDHMPHIDTRVAAIFRQDRPIRPQGSTIIEAGDEVFFVVASQHIRAVMSELQRLEKPYKRIMIVGGGNVGAGLAARLEKDYSVKLIEHNQQRATELAELLHDTIVFYGDASDQELLAEEHIEQIDVFIALTNDDEANIMSAMLAKRMGAKKAMVLIQRSAYVDLVQGGVIDIAISPQQATISALLGHVRKADIVSVSSLRRGVAEAIEAVAHGDENTSKVVGRRIQDIKLPPGTIIGAIVREQDVIIANASHSIEQGDHVIMFITDKKYVPEVEKLFQPSPFFL from the coding sequence ATGAAAATTATTATCTTAGGCGCTGGTCAAGTAGGTGGTACTCTCGCTGAAAATCTTGTCGGGGAGAATAATGATATTACTGTCGTTGACACTAATGCAGATCGCTTACGCCAACTTCAAGATAAATTCGATTTACGAGTAGTCAATGGACATGGATCTCACCCAAGGATCTTAAGAGAAGCCGGTGCTGAAGATGCAGATATGCTGGTTGCCGTCACCAACTCTGACGAAACCAATATGATAGCGTGCCAAGTTGCTTACACTCTGTTCAATACACCTAATAAAGTTGCTCGGATACGTGCCTCTGAATTTGTTCGTGAAGCAGATAAACTCTTTCTCCCAGAAGCTATTCCCATTGATTATTTAATCTCACCAGAGCATTTGGTTATCGATTATATTTATAAATTGATCCAATACCCAGGTGCCTTACAAGTTGTTAACTTTGCCGATGGTCAAGTCAGTATTGTAGCAGTAAAAGCGTATTACGGTGGTTCTCTCGTTGGGAATGCGTTATCAACATTACGTGATCATATGCCACATATCGATACACGAGTTGCTGCAATTTTTCGTCAAGACAGACCTATAAGACCTCAAGGCTCCACAATTATTGAAGCTGGAGATGAAGTTTTCTTTGTCGTCGCATCTCAGCATATTCGTGCAGTAATGAGCGAGTTACAACGATTAGAAAAACCTTATAAACGCATTATGATTGTTGGTGGTGGTAATGTCGGTGCAGGTTTAGCTGCTAGATTAGAAAAAGATTATAGCGTCAAACTTATTGAACATAATCAGCAACGCGCCACAGAACTGGCTGAATTACTCCATGACACTATCGTTTTTTATGGTGATGCATCAGATCAAGAACTTCTTGCTGAAGAACATATTGAACAAATTGATGTCTTTATCGCACTGACTAATGATGATGAAGCTAATATTATGTCAGCGATGCTGGCAAAAAGAATGGGTGCTAAAAAAGCAATGGTACTTATTCAGCGTAGCGCTTATGTTGATTTAGTCCAAGGTGGGGTTATTGATATTGCAATATCACCACAACAAGCAACTATTTCTGCACTTTTAGGTCATGTTCGTAAAGCTGATATTGTTAGCGTTTCATCATTACGACGAGGAGTTGCAGAGGCAATTGAAGCCGTTGCACATGGTGATGAAAATACATCAAAAGTTGTTGGCCGCCGTATACAAGATATAAAGCTACCACCGGGAACCATCATAGGTGCAATTGTTAGAGAGCAAGATGTTATTATTGCAAACGCAAGTCACTCCATAGAACAGGGTGATCATGTGATTATGTTTATCACTGATAAAAAATATGTTCCTGAAGTTGAAAAACTTTTCCAGCCAAGTCCATTTTTCTTATAA